Proteins encoded together in one Candidatus Sericytochromatia bacterium window:
- a CDS encoding acyltransferase, producing MTTSLPIRLLSTLGRWDERLVHWRSRSQRALLLRRHPGLRLPDSVKVEAGVLWRLAPNTEVSFGAGSVLRRGCEFKADPGSRIQVGQNVHIGPWCTISALHGVEIGDDCLIAEGVSIRDHDHAFSPEGTPYRAQGYRLAAVHIGRNVWLGSGVTIVKGVSLGEGSVVAAGAVVTRSYPPGSLIGGVPARLLRPLLEVSPPGEVD from the coding sequence ATGACAACCAGTCTCCCCATCCGCCTGCTCAGCACCCTGGGGCGCTGGGATGAGCGATTGGTCCACTGGCGCTCGCGCAGCCAGCGGGCGCTGCTCCTGCGGCGACACCCCGGCCTGCGCCTGCCCGACAGTGTCAAGGTCGAAGCCGGCGTTCTCTGGCGCCTGGCGCCCAACACCGAGGTGAGCTTCGGTGCCGGCAGCGTGCTACGACGTGGCTGCGAGTTCAAAGCCGACCCCGGCAGCCGCATTCAGGTCGGACAGAACGTGCATATCGGCCCGTGGTGCACGATCAGTGCCTTGCATGGCGTCGAGATCGGGGACGACTGCCTGATTGCCGAGGGCGTGTCCATCCGGGACCACGACCACGCCTTCTCGCCCGAAGGCACTCCTTACCGAGCCCAGGGTTACCGCCTGGCGGCCGTCCACATCGGACGCAACGTCTGGCTCGGAAGCGGCGTGACGATCGTCAAGGGGGTCTCACTGGGCGAAGGCAGCGTGGTCGCCGCCGGTGCCGTCGTGACTCGCTCCTACCCACCCGGCAGTCTCATCGGAGGCGTGCCCGCCCGCCTGCTGCGTCCCCTGCTGGAGGTCTCGCCGCCAGGCGAGGTCGATTGA